From a single Nicotiana tabacum cultivar K326 chromosome 8, ASM71507v2, whole genome shotgun sequence genomic region:
- the LOC107824513 gene encoding recQ-mediated genome instability protein 1 isoform X1 produces MSRRRHQIICSSDEEDDEPQQLLNNNEENENPSNNNNIEIEILESSTSLQSVTLSSSSSPNPTPNHHEPPNIDVFDVAVAVAADCGIGRVLEGLGLRLRKDWLESCVRGLEGSVREFTRLDDNAKAKLCFEQFLYSDMNYCGAGMLPRDVFKLHLVDLKGPFVLQVDEIVNISCPLRDRYQKAAAGIKRCLKLSMTDGIQRVFGMEYRPIKDLDVLAPSGLKVAICNVHVRHGLLMLVPEVIEVLGGMVEELEQARQRLVNEINKPPRGKRTRTGVVPPLATRAAKAAWPPEGVTAPEHTDTASRESSIPFQVHQQGTASGVATSAVEEIRPSYRENAEPGLPSATVITTPVNRRDAEPNFPSTAAVSVPFNMKDTGPSFSSDAGSHVDMATEDIGVPIRGEHNEPILLSSSPMEVEELLSDVRNGPATPASGKSRESIPVSLTSHNEDTEPDSLSTATIDVEEIDLIDELEHPIILSGDNENPFTYLASLSAKKAGMNGSASTVTGKIKCFLTGVKGFQYRQRSKYELRAYVDDGSLISEILIGHDVVQKEIGFSPAEVTAALESSDGKRISDMKETLKRFQKFLVNFEGIMLVQLNEESPIPVAIEMNQGCPASDAWLLLKRLKPATSQPHRLHPETINLSP; encoded by the exons ATGAGCAGAAGACGCCACCAAATCATCTGTTCCTCCGATGAAGAAGACGACGAACCTCAACAACTCCTCAACAACAACGAAGAAAATGAAAACcctagcaacaacaacaacattgaAATAGAAATTCTAGAATCTTCTACTAGCCTTCAATCGGTAACCCTAAGTTCGTCCAGTTCTCCAAACCCTACACCTAACCACCACGAACCACCAAACATCGATGTTTTTGACGTCGCCGTTGCTGTTGCTGCGGATTGTGGTATTGGTAGGGTATTGGAAGGGTTAGGATTAAGATTACGGAAGGATTGGTTAGAATCTTGCGTTAGAGGGCTTGAAGGATCGGTTCGAGAGTTTACGCGATTGGATGATAATGCGAAGGCGAAGCTTTGTTTCGAGCAGTTTTTGTACTCGGATATGAACTATTGTGGCGCGGGGATGCTTCCTAGGGATGTGTTTAAGTTGCATTTGGTTGATCTTAAAGGACCTTTTGTACTTCAG GTAGATGAGATTGTGAATATCAGTTGTCCTCTTCGAGATAGGTACCAGAAAGCAGCTGCTGGAATAAAGAGATGTCTGAAATTGTCCATGACTGATGGCATTCAGCGTGTGTTTGGGATGGAGTACAGGCCTATAAAAGATCTTGATGTTCTGGCTCCTTCAGGGCTGAAG GTTGCTATCTGTAATGTTCATGTTAGGCATGGACTTCTGATGTTGGTTCCTGAAGTAATTGAGGTCCTGGGCGGGATGGTGGAGGAGTTAGAACAAGCAAGACAGCGGCTAGTTAATGAAATAAATAAGCCACCAAGGGGGAAAAG AACAAGGACTGGAGTGGTTCCTCCTTTGGCAACTAGAGCTGCTAAAGCTGCTTGGCCACCAGAAGGTGTTACTGCTCCAGAGCACACTGATACTGCCTCAAGAGAAAGCAGTATCCCTTTTCAGGTTCATCAGCAAG GAACAGCGTCTGGCGTTGCTACTTCTGCAGTAGAAGAAATTCGTCCCAGTTATAGGGAAAATGCTGAACCTGGGCTACCATCTGCGACGGTGATTACCACTCCTGTTAACAGGAGAGATGCTGAACCAAATTTTCCATCTACTGCAGCTGTTTCTGTCCCCTTCAATATGAAGGATACTGGGCCTAGCTTTTCATCTGATGCAGGTAGTCATGTTGACATGGCCACCGAAGACATTGGTGTTCCAATTAGAGGGGAACATAATGAACCTATCCTTTTGTCTTCTTCCCCCATGGAAGTGGAGGAACTTCTTTCAGATGTTAGAAATGGCCCTGCCACACCTGCCAGTGGCAAGAGCAGAGAAAGCATTCCTGTCTCTCTCACGAGCCATAATGAAGATACGGAGCCTGATTCATTGTCTACTGCAACAATTGACGTTGAGGAAATTGATTtgattgatgagttggaacatcCGATTATACTTTCTGGAGACAATGAAAACCCTTTCACTTACTTAGCTAGTCTGTCTGCTAAGAAGGCTGGTATGAATGGCAGTGCTTCCACTGTTACAGGAAAAATTAAG TGTTTTCTCACTGGTGTGAAGGGATTTCAGTATAGACAGAGGAGTAAATACGAGCTTCGGGCTTATGTTGATGATGGCAGTCTCATCTCTGAGATCCTTATTGGTCATGAT GTTGTGCAGAAGGAAATAGGGTTTTCTCCTGCAGAGGTTACTGCTGCTCTTGAATCTTCAGATGGCAAACGAATCAGTGACATGAAGGAGACACTGAAACGTTTTCAGAAATTCTTGGTGAATTTTGAG GGAATAATGCTTGTACAGTTGAATGAAGAATCCCCAATTCCAGTTGCTATTGAAATGAACCAGGGGTGTCCTGCCTCTGATGCATGGTTGCTTCTCAAAAGACTAAAGCCCGCTACTTCACAACCGCATCGTCTTCACCCAGAAACCATCAATTTATCCCCTTGA
- the LOC107824513 gene encoding recQ-mediated genome instability protein 1 isoform X2 translates to MSRRRHQIICSSDEEDDEPQQLLNNNEENENPSNNNNIEIEILESSTSLQSVTLSSSSSPNPTPNHHEPPNIDVFDVAVAVAADCGIGRVLEGLGLRLRKDWLESCVRGLEGSVREFTRLDDNAKAKLCFEQFLYSDMNYCGAGMLPRDVFKLHLVDLKGPFVLQVDEIVNISCPLRDRYQKAAAGIKRCLKLSMTDGIQRVFGMEYRPIKDLDVLAPSGLKVAICNVHVRHGLLMLVPEVIEVLGGMVEELEQARQRLVNEINKPPRGKRTRTGVVPPLATRAAKAAWPPEGVTAPEHTDTASRESSIPFQVHQQGTASGVATSAVEEIRPSYRENAEPGLPSATVITTPVNRRDAEPNFPSTAAVSVPFNMKDTGPSFSSDAGSHVDMATEDIGVPIRGEHNEPILLSSSPMEVEELLSDVRNGPATPASGKSRESIPVSLTSHNEDTEPDSLSTATIDVEEIDLIDELEHPIILSGDNENPFTYLASLSAKKAGMNGSASTVTGKIKVVQKEIGFSPAEVTAALESSDGKRISDMKETLKRFQKFLVNFEGIMLVQLNEESPIPVAIEMNQGCPASDAWLLLKRLKPATSQPHRLHPETINLSP, encoded by the exons ATGAGCAGAAGACGCCACCAAATCATCTGTTCCTCCGATGAAGAAGACGACGAACCTCAACAACTCCTCAACAACAACGAAGAAAATGAAAACcctagcaacaacaacaacattgaAATAGAAATTCTAGAATCTTCTACTAGCCTTCAATCGGTAACCCTAAGTTCGTCCAGTTCTCCAAACCCTACACCTAACCACCACGAACCACCAAACATCGATGTTTTTGACGTCGCCGTTGCTGTTGCTGCGGATTGTGGTATTGGTAGGGTATTGGAAGGGTTAGGATTAAGATTACGGAAGGATTGGTTAGAATCTTGCGTTAGAGGGCTTGAAGGATCGGTTCGAGAGTTTACGCGATTGGATGATAATGCGAAGGCGAAGCTTTGTTTCGAGCAGTTTTTGTACTCGGATATGAACTATTGTGGCGCGGGGATGCTTCCTAGGGATGTGTTTAAGTTGCATTTGGTTGATCTTAAAGGACCTTTTGTACTTCAG GTAGATGAGATTGTGAATATCAGTTGTCCTCTTCGAGATAGGTACCAGAAAGCAGCTGCTGGAATAAAGAGATGTCTGAAATTGTCCATGACTGATGGCATTCAGCGTGTGTTTGGGATGGAGTACAGGCCTATAAAAGATCTTGATGTTCTGGCTCCTTCAGGGCTGAAG GTTGCTATCTGTAATGTTCATGTTAGGCATGGACTTCTGATGTTGGTTCCTGAAGTAATTGAGGTCCTGGGCGGGATGGTGGAGGAGTTAGAACAAGCAAGACAGCGGCTAGTTAATGAAATAAATAAGCCACCAAGGGGGAAAAG AACAAGGACTGGAGTGGTTCCTCCTTTGGCAACTAGAGCTGCTAAAGCTGCTTGGCCACCAGAAGGTGTTACTGCTCCAGAGCACACTGATACTGCCTCAAGAGAAAGCAGTATCCCTTTTCAGGTTCATCAGCAAG GAACAGCGTCTGGCGTTGCTACTTCTGCAGTAGAAGAAATTCGTCCCAGTTATAGGGAAAATGCTGAACCTGGGCTACCATCTGCGACGGTGATTACCACTCCTGTTAACAGGAGAGATGCTGAACCAAATTTTCCATCTACTGCAGCTGTTTCTGTCCCCTTCAATATGAAGGATACTGGGCCTAGCTTTTCATCTGATGCAGGTAGTCATGTTGACATGGCCACCGAAGACATTGGTGTTCCAATTAGAGGGGAACATAATGAACCTATCCTTTTGTCTTCTTCCCCCATGGAAGTGGAGGAACTTCTTTCAGATGTTAGAAATGGCCCTGCCACACCTGCCAGTGGCAAGAGCAGAGAAAGCATTCCTGTCTCTCTCACGAGCCATAATGAAGATACGGAGCCTGATTCATTGTCTACTGCAACAATTGACGTTGAGGAAATTGATTtgattgatgagttggaacatcCGATTATACTTTCTGGAGACAATGAAAACCCTTTCACTTACTTAGCTAGTCTGTCTGCTAAGAAGGCTGGTATGAATGGCAGTGCTTCCACTGTTACAGGAAAAATTAAG GTTGTGCAGAAGGAAATAGGGTTTTCTCCTGCAGAGGTTACTGCTGCTCTTGAATCTTCAGATGGCAAACGAATCAGTGACATGAAGGAGACACTGAAACGTTTTCAGAAATTCTTGGTGAATTTTGAG GGAATAATGCTTGTACAGTTGAATGAAGAATCCCCAATTCCAGTTGCTATTGAAATGAACCAGGGGTGTCCTGCCTCTGATGCATGGTTGCTTCTCAAAAGACTAAAGCCCGCTACTTCACAACCGCATCGTCTTCACCCAGAAACCATCAATTTATCCCCTTGA